GGAGCAACTCCGCGAGCTCACCTCGGAAGTCATGGTGCGCACGCGGCGCTCGAGTGTCGCGCAGGCGCTTGCACTGCCTCGGCGCATCCCCGTGCACCCGAACGTCAGGCTCACACGTCAGGAAGCGTCGCTTTATGGCGCGACCGTGTCGTTCCTGCGCGAGCTATACGCCAAGGGCTTCATCGAGCAGTCGTTCGCCGAAGCCACGGGAGATCGTCGTCGTCGTCCGAGGCGAACGGGCAAGGGTATCCAGGCGCTTGAGGTCATCCGCCTGTGCCAGCGGCTATGCTCATCGACCGCGTCGCTCGGCAAGTCGCTCGAACGCTTCGCCGAAGGGGAACTCGTGACCCCGGCGTACCGCAAGAAGGCACTGGGCCTCGCGGGCACCGCGGCAGCGATCTCCGGGAACGCCAAGCTCGATGCCCTTGACACCGTGCTGAATCAGCACCGCGAACAAGTCATCGTCTTCTCCGAGCACCTGCCCACGCTCCAGGTGATCGCCCAGCGCGTCCGCGCACACGGACGCCAGCCCATCCTCTATCAGGGCGGGCTGTCGCGCCACGATCGCGCGAGGCGCTTGCAGGCCTTCAAGGCAGCGGGAAGCGGAGTCTTCGTGTCGACGCGCGCCGGTACCGAGGGCCTCAACCTGCAATTCTGCAACGTGCTCGTGAACTACGAGCTGCCATGGAACCCGATGGTGGTCGAGCAACGCATCGGACGCATTCATCGCATCGGGCAGACGCGGGACGCGTACATCATCAACCTGGCGGCGCACGGAACGATCGAAGCGCACATCCTGCGATTGCTGGACGAGAAGATCCGACTGTTCGAACTGGTCGTCGGCGAACTCGATGTCATCCTTGGCGACTTCGGTGGATCGGAGACCCTGGAGCAACGCCTCGCCGCCGAGTTCCTCTCGGCCGAAGATGACGGAGCGTTCGATGACGCGGTGGAGCGTATGGGCGCGGACATCGTGCGGAGCAGAGAGGCCGGCATGGAACAGGAGCGCCTGAACTCGGAGCTGAGCAGCAATGACAGCGCAACGCGACTCGCGCGAGAGTTCGCGCATCTCACCATCCCCGCTCGCGTGCGACTCGGTTACGGGACGAAGCACCTCGCCCAGGTCGAAGGGGTCGAAGCCATGCGCGAACACCTCGTGCTGCATGTCAATGAAATCATGGAGGCGCTGGAAGGCGCGGATGTTGCCGATGGCGAACATTCGGAAGAGTACGGCGCACTCGTGAACATTGCGGGCGCGACGAATCGCGGACGCGCCGTCCACCTCACCGTGCAGGCCGACCGACTCCCCATGTTGCTCGTGCGCCTGGACGCCGAACTCCCGCGATAACGTTGCATGAGCGACGAGCTTGCACGTAGTCATGACTTCGGTGACCAACCGCTTCAGGATGCGCGCGTCCTCGCCCTCCTCGATCGCTATGTCGCGCTCTCTGGCGCCACGCTGACCGCGTTCGCTCCCGGTCTGCTGCAGCTCTCCGTACCCGCCAGCGATCGTTCTGCCTTCGGCCGTCGTTCGGCCATTCGGCTGGCACTGTCAGCCGAGGCGCTGGCCGAAGACGAACATGCCGAACTGGCAATCGTCGGGAGTGCATTCGTGAACCAACTCATCACCGCGGTTCGACGGCGAGGATCTCGACTGCACATGGGATGGGTTGGCGATGCGACGGCGTCCGTCGGCACGTCCGTTCCCGTGGCGGCTCCGATACGGAGCGGTCGCGTGGTGACGCAGGAGGTCCGGCACGCCAGGCATCGGATCGGCCGCCTCACAGCCCGCGTGGTTGTGCGTGCTGGTGCGGAGGTACGGGAGCTTTTGGTCGAGAGTGACCTGTTCGACCTGAGCACAGGAGCGACGCTGGGTTCCGATGTCGTTCAGGACTGCGAACGGGTCGCGGGTCAGCCGACGGCCGAGCGGCCAGAATACGGGACTGCGCTTGATGAGGTCGCGGTGCGTGATCATGGAGAACTCGTCGGTCGAATGCTCGGGAGTCTGGAGACACGTTTGCAGCCGGAGATCAAGAAGCAAGCTGCGACAACTCAACATGCGCTCGAGCGCGAACTCTCGCGCATCCAGCGCTACTACGGCTCGATGCTCGCCGAGGTCGACGATGCCGATGGTCGTCGTGCTCTGGAGGCGGAGCACAAGCGACGCGAAAAGGAGGAGACCGAGCGTCATCGTGTGAGAGCGATCGTGCATCCGATTCAGCTGGCTGAGTGGGAGGTCGCCGTCGAGCGAGTGGAGTGGCACATCGAGGCGAACAACGGACATCACGCGGTGTTCACGGCGCAGCGCGTACTCGCCGGCGACCGGCAGTGGCTCTTGGCGTGCCCGACCTGCGCGGAGGTGCCGAAGGGCCTCTCGGTCTGCCGCAACGATCACGCTTGCTGCATCGCCTGCGGCCGCGACTGCTCGGTGTGTGGTGAGACCTTCTGCCGAGACCACGGACTCGCCGCCTGCCACGTGGACAAGAGACCCGCCTGCCTGGCGCACTCGAGGACGTGCACATCATGCCGGCGCAAACACTGCTCCACGCACGAGGGTCGTTGCGGCGAAAGCGACCACCCATCCTGCACAGCCTGTCTCGCGCCTTGCGCGCACTGTCATCGGATGATCTGCGACAAGCACGCGACACTCACCCACAAGGAGTCAACGAGAGGCCAGCGACGACTGTGTTCGCAGTGCGTGCGGCACTGTGAAGGTGGTTCGCGTGAAGTCGTGGCTCCTGACGAAGTGACCGGGTGCGCGAGCTGCAAACGTGTCGTGTGCGACCGCCATCGGGCGCGCTGTGACGTGGACGGACTCGTGCACTGCTCGACACACCTGCGCAGGGTCGATCGCTCACGACGCTTCGTGTGTGAGAAGCACCGCGCTGCCTGCACCTATGAGCCCAACGCGGTCCTCGCGTCGGATGAAGTCGTGTCCTGCGCGACCTGCGGGGGCACCGCGTGCGCCGAGCACACGGGAGTCTGCGCCATCGACCGCACCGTGCATTGCACCG
The Gemmatimonadaceae bacterium DNA segment above includes these coding regions:
- a CDS encoding DEAD/DEAH box helicase, yielding MTNAAGLWSIDEKSLAAFSRALGTPPDGEAWFSLRRAAEELALVPGFESLIALDANAIKELPHQIDVAQRVLRTMGGRAILADEVGLGKTIEAGIILKELAVRGLARRILILTPAALVDQWQGELESKFFERFETPQVPDDWRRTPRAIVSYHRAVREHHQRAILEETWDLVILDEAHKVKNHKSSTYEFISKIERNFILLLTATPLQNDLRELYNLITLLRPGQLGTWREFSARHLAMNDRRRVRSPEQLRELTSEVMVRTRRSSVAQALALPRRIPVHPNVRLTRQEASLYGATVSFLRELYAKGFIEQSFAEATGDRRRRPRRTGKGIQALEVIRLCQRLCSSTASLGKSLERFAEGELVTPAYRKKALGLAGTAAAISGNAKLDALDTVLNQHREQVIVFSEHLPTLQVIAQRVRAHGRQPILYQGGLSRHDRARRLQAFKAAGSGVFVSTRAGTEGLNLQFCNVLVNYELPWNPMVVEQRIGRIHRIGQTRDAYIINLAAHGTIEAHILRLLDEKIRLFELVVGELDVILGDFGGSETLEQRLAAEFLSAEDDGAFDDAVERMGADIVRSREAGMEQERLNSELSSNDSATRLAREFAHLTIPARVRLGYGTKHLAQVEGVEAMREHLVLHVNEIMEALEGADVADGEHSEEYGALVNIAGATNRGRAVHLTVQADRLPMLLVRLDAELPR